The genome window TCGCCTTTGACTTTCACATGACGCACGATATCTGTAGCGTTGTGATTTTGTAACCGCAAGGGGTTTTTCCTTTCTTGCCTGGTTGCGAATACCCAGTTATCATCGCCTATGGTTTGCCAATATTTGTTGGCTATCCATTCCCCTGATTTATTCGGGTGGCGTCTATGTGCCCAGCTTTTTAGCTTCTTGTACACTTTGTGTCCCAGTTCGGAGTATGTTTCCTTGCTGGTAACAGTGCGGTAATAGTTAGCCCATCCTCTGATGATTGGATTTAAATGAGTTATCAGCGCAGCTTGTGGAGCTGTTTTATGCTGTTCTATTACCTCAGAGATACTGTCATAGTGTAGCTTTAGCTTCTGCTTGCTGGGTTTGATGAGCGTCTTGAATCCAAGTGGTTCCCCATGAGGATTACAACCCGTGTTATATTTACCTACTGGGTACTGTCTGATATTAAACCCCAGGAAGTTAAACCCCGCGTCTTGCTCATCATGTTTATTCAATGTATGGGCAAGGCGCGTTTTACTTGGTTTCAATTCAAGTCCAATGCCGTTTAGCCACTCAGAAATCACTTCTTTACATCTATGGACAACGGTTAAGTCCTCGTGCAGTATTACGAAGTCGTCGGCGTACCGGATTAGGCTTAGAGATTGGCGATTTCCTCGCTTACTATGTCCTCGTGGTGTTGGCAATGTTTCAGCCACCTGCTTTATCCGTTCTTCCATCCCGTGAAGGGCAATGTTTGCCAGTAGCGGAGAGATGACCCCGCCTTGTGGCGTACCCTCAGATGTGGGGAATAATTGATTGCCATCCATCACTCCCGATTTGAGCCAAGCGTTTATCTGGCGTCTTAAGGTCGGGAATGTATTTAATTTTTTGAGAAGTTCCCCGTGGTTTATGCGGTCAAAGCATTTCGCGATGTCGGCATCCAGCACATATTTAGCCTTTGACTTAATAGCGTTAAAGATTGCCTCGACAGCATCATGGCATGAACGTCCTGGTCGGAATCCATAGGAGTTGGGTTCAAACCTTGCTTCCCACTCCGGTTCAAGCATCAATTTCACTAACGCCTGAAGCGCTCTGTCGTACATCGTGGGAATACCAAGGGGGCGTTTTTCATCCGTTCCTGGTTTGTCAATCCATACCCGTCGAGTGGGTTTGGTTTTCCCCTTTAGCTCAAGTTTTTCCACCAGTGCTATCCTTTGGACGGGTGAGAGTGATTTAACTCCGTCTACTCCGGCTGTTTTCTTGCCCTGGTTGTCTTGCGTCACGCGACGTACAGCTAGCATCTTTCCTGACCAAGACCTCATCAATGTCTTCTGGAGTCTGCGGACTGCTTTCAAATCACCACGACTAGAGGCTTGGAATATTCTTTTTTGCAGCTTAAAGATTCGCCGTTCCAGCTTACGCCAGTCCGTCTCTCTCCATTCCACCATCTGATTGCTCAGTGTTTTAGACATTTGTACTGCTACTCTACACTATTCCTTCCTTATCACCGTGAGTCTGTCTGCATATCCTTGTCATTACAGCAAGGCGTTTGCTTCTGACTCAATCCCACCCACTCGCAGCATCCGGTTAGCACCTGCTCACGGTATTTGATTTCCGAGAGAACATACGAGGGGTTACTTCGTTCCGAACGACCATGCTATGAACCTTTAGAGCTCCACTATCCACCGGGTTTATTTAGAGATGCTGTTGGTCGGGGAACGAACCGCCAACCTTTTTTTCCTTTGCCTTTTTGGCTCCAGCTAATCAGTCCTTTTTGCTGGTTGTAGTTGACGATGGTTCAGTCGTGGATTCAGACGTAATGTTTTACTCATGGGTTCTTTGCTTGCCCCGCACTATCCTGAACTGGAAGTGTTGAGAGGCTTTCATCCCCGCTCTACGGATTGAGGGCTAGTCGCTACCGCAGGGGATGTGCTTTCACCTGGCATCTACAGGGGAGGGTTTTGCACCCTCATGGTCGCTCAGTTGTCAAGGTTCATTTTCGGGATTACTCCCTATTTTTGTCCTTGCTGCTAATCCCCCAAACCCTTCTTATTGGATTTGGTTTCTAGCAAACGAATCGCACCGTTCCAGACTACCCGGACGCAGCCAAATAGCCGAGCCAAGCTCTGCTTTTGTTCGGCTGTGGGATAAAATCTGTACTTGAATCTCGCCTTCATGGTTATACTGAACGTTGGTCTGTAGATTGAATTATACATTGGCTGACAGACAATGACAACTACTTATCGTCGCGAACGGCATTCTGTTACAGAACTTAAAATACACTTGGTCTGCGTAACTAAATATCGTCGGTCTGTGTTCACGGGTGAAAGTCTTGCCTTGATTGAAAAGTCGTTTCGAGAGGTAGCCCAAAAAATGAATTTTCAAGTCCTAGAGTTCAATGGCGAATGCGACCACGTTCATGTACTGATTGAATATCCACCTAAATTGTCGATATCTCAAATTGTTAACGCATTAAAGGGCGTTTCTAGCCGTCGTTACGGACAAGCTGGACACGAAAAACCCCACAAAGAAGCTTTGTGGAGTCCGAGTTATTTTGCTGTTTCTGCTGGCGGTGCGCCCTTAGAAGTCTTGAAGGAGTATATTAGGAATCAAGAAAAGCCGTCCTAGAAGGACGGGGCTTGTATCCCATTTTTCTTGGTCATTAGCATACATCCATTCTAAATTTTGTTCGATGACGAGAATCCAGCGAAATTGGTCAGTATTATTGGCCATTGGTTTGCCGTCGCTGTCGGGGTAAATTACATCAGGTTTTTGAGGAGACTTGAGTTGAGTTACCATAACTGTTGTCCGGGGTTAGGGACGGTTTAATTTAATTTTAGCTTGTGGGAAAGGTGAGAAGTGCGATGCCCTGCAGGATAGCTAAGGATCGTCAATTAAATAATTTCCCTTTTTTCTTGTGGGATGGGCCGATTCCGCCCGCCCAGAAAGGACGGGCGGAATCGGCCCATCCCACAACAGTCATGAAAAGTGGATTTTATTTAATTCTCATCCCTAAGCTTCACGACCTTTCTCAATACAATAACCTCTTCCTCTTTCTCATTCTTCTGGTCCCTCTGTGGAACAGGCGTCCCGCCTGTGAATTTCTGCGGTTCATTAAAAAAAATCTCACTCAGCATCGAAAATAGGGCGGACACCGCCCGCCCTACAAAACTACTTCCTCAGCAACTTCACCCCGCGAATCGAATAATCCAAAAGCTCGATCGGGTGCATTAAAGTAACTTGCTTCCCCTGCAACTCCAAATGCTTCTTAATTTGCAAAGAACAACCCGGATTAGAAGAAGCAATCAACTCCGCCCCAGTATTCAGCAAATTCTCCACCTTTTGCACTCCCAATTCATCAGCCACCTCCGGCTGAAGCATATTGTAAACCCCCGCACTCCCGCAGCACAAAGCCGCATCCACAGGTTCTTTTAACTTCACCCCAGGGATTTGTTGCAGCAACTGACGCGGCTGCAAACTAATCTTTTGCCCGTGCAACAAATGACAAGCATCCTGATAAACAATTGTCAAATCTCCATCAATCAAAGGATTGAGTTTTGCCGTAATTCCCGCACTTGCCAAAAACTCTTGCACGTCCTTAACATTAGCAGCAAATTTTTCAGCTTTCTCCCGATATTGCGGGTCATCTGCTAAAATGTGACCGTATTCTTTCAAAGTATGGCCGCACCCAGCAGCGTTGATAATCACCAAATCAACGCCAGTATTTTCAAAGCTATCAATCATTTGTCTCGCTAAAGCTTTCGCCTGTTCCGCTTGGCCTTGGTGTTCCGGCAAAGCAGCACAGCATCCCTGACTTTTAGGAACCACAACCTCGCAACCGTTAGCGGTCAAAACACGCACCGTAGCTTCATTCACTGGCGAAAATAACAGCCGCTGCACGCAGCCTAAAATCACGCCTACTCTATAGCGTTTCTCTCCTTGTGCCGGAATTACCTCTGGTAAATTATCCCGGAAAGAATCAACAGTAACTTTAGGCAAAATTGATTCCATCGCCGCCAAGCGTGGAAATACTTTTTTCAGCAAACCTGTTTTGCGGACAAGTTTTGGCAGTCCTAATTTTTGATAAATAAACAGGGGTACAAGCAAAGGCCGCAATCTGTGAGGATAAGGGAAGAGATTAAAAATCAGAGTACGAATTGCATTGTCGGAAAAAGTGCGTTCCTGATTTCTAGTAACTTGGTGGCGAGTTGCAGAAATTAATTTGTCGTATTGAACTCCAGACGGACAAGTTGTAACGCAGGCCAAACAGCCCAAACAAGTATCGAAATGCTGTGAGGTTGCTTTGTTTAAAGGTGCGTCGCCTTCGTTGATTGCATCCATTAAATAAATGCGGCCTCTAGGCGAATCCATTTCTTTGCCAAGTACGCGATAACTCGGACAAGTTGACAAGCAAAATCCGCAGTGCACGCAAGTATCGATTAATTTCGGATCGGGCGGATTGTTGGGGTCGAAACCCGAGATTTCCAGGCTTTGTAAGTGGGGATTTTGTGCTAAAAAATTACTTTCTTTGGCAGGTTTTAAATCGTCGCTGGGAACTTGAGATTTTTCTGAAGTTTGCATATATATATATTACCTAATTGTTTTGGTTCCTAGTGACTATCGCCTAAAATTCTTGATAATTCTTGCTTTTAGCTGAGTCTAGATCCCCCTAAATCCCCCTGGTTGTTGGGGGACTTTGAGCATTTCCTGTCCCCCCCTTGTAGGGGCGGTGCCCCCGTGCCCGCCCTTGGCTAGGGGGGATCTAGAGCCTAATAGTCAAACAGTAGATCGGTACTACATAAGACGTTAAGTTGACACCAATGAAACTGAAGTCCTGACTACAAAGTTTAAACTAAATACCGCTTATAAAACGATGGGGGCTCAAAATATTTTCCGGGTCAAACTGCTGTTTGATCCGGCGCATTAAATCGATCGCACTTCCAGTATAGCCCCAAACATCTAACTGTTGCTTGAGGTCGGTCGGCGCTGCTAAAACAGTCAGAAAACCGCCTTTCGCTTCGCACCCTCTGCGTACCTGCAACAGCGTTTGGGCCGTCGCAGTCTCAAACCGCAAAACCCCCAAACCGCTGCCTGCATGAATCAAAGCGTCCTGTACCGGCAATTCGTTAATGGCCGTTACAGCTTCCGACGGTCTGATTCCTATTTTGCAAATAATTGCCGACTTTGTGCCAGAATCCCACATTGTTTCTGGCAATCTTTGCCATAACCGATCCTCATCATTTTCGCCGCAGCTAGTGCCTTGCAAACCCAACTTTTCGGCAACTTCCAGCAAGCGGGCTGATTGTTGTTTAACACTTGGGGCGATACTTTGAAATCTGACGATTAATCCCGTGCCCTTTCCTAAGCCTAATTTTGCGACTAATTCAGGTGACAGCAAATCGATCGCACTTGGTGTCAAAGCAGAGGATAATAAGATTTGAGCCGTTTTGGACAGAGCATTAATTTCCCCTGTCAGCACTACGGTTCCCGACGATTCTGGCAGCGGATAAACTCGGAAAGTTACTTGACTTATGACGCCCAATGTGCCGTAAGCACCAGTAAACAATTTCATCAAGTCGTAACCGGCGACATTTTTAACAACTCGACCTCCGGCTACGGCAATTTTACCGTCCGATCGCACAAAGGTAATTCCCAACAGCAAATCGCGCACCCCGCGATAGCGATGCCGCAAGGAACCCGCATCAGCAGTAGCGACAATGCCGCCCAAAGTTGCCTGTTGCGGATACGCCGGATCGATCGGCAAAAATTGACCTGCTGCCGCTAAAATTTGCTGCAAATCCGCAAACTTCATTCCGGCTTCCGCAGTCACGGTTAAATCGCCCACAGCGTGTTCTACAAGTCGATTGAGGCGCGCGGTGTTCGCGGCAATTTTGACTCCCTTGACTAAACCGCCCCAATCAAGTTTGCTGCCGCTGCCACAAGGCAAGAGAGCACAGCGATTTTGCTGTGCCCAAACAATGACAGCCGCCAGTTCTTCCTGAGTATTCGGGTAAACGGTACAATCTATTTTCGTGTCGGGGGCAACTGCTTTTTCTACCCGTTCTTGCCAAAAGGGCTCTGTATCTTGCCAGCGACAGATGCCAGCAGTGCCGACAATACTTTCTAATTCTTGTGTGCTTACGTAATTTTCGGTAGAAAAAGATTTCATGAAGGTTATGAGACGCCCGGTCAAAAAAAATATCAAAACACTGCCTAAAACCATTAAATATTAATACGGGCCCGATATTCAAAAGATGAAAAAGCAAATGTCTCAAAACCGAATTTCTCTGGGAATTACCGGTCTCAACGAAGTGATTGGCGGCGGGCTAATTCCTCAACGCTCTTATTTGGTGCGCGGCGGTCCCGGTACTGGCAAGACTACATTGGGCTTTCACTTTTTGGCAGCAGGTGTGGCTCTGGGAGAAACGCCCCTGTTTATTACTTTAGGAGAACCGGAAGCGCAATTGCGTGCCAATGCCACAAGTCTCGGTTTTGATATGGATGCGATGGCGTTCCTCGATTTGAGCCCATCGTCAGAATTCTTTACAGAAATTCAGACTTATGACATTTTCTCCCCCTCCGAGGTTGAGCGAGAACCGACTACACAAAAGATTATCGAGCGAGTCCAAGCTGTCAAGCCACAACGGGTGTTTTTGGACGCCATCACTCAATTTCGCTACTTAGCTGCGGATGAGTTCCAATTCCGCAAGCAAGTTCTATCTTTTCTGCGCTTTTTAGTCGAAGGGGGGGCGACAGTGGTGTTCACCTCCGAAGGCACATCAAGTTCTCCCGATGACGATTTGCAATTCATCAGCGACGGAGTAATTTATTTAGAACTGCGCCCTGAAGGACGCACCCTGTCTGTCACCAAGCTGCGAGGTTCCAACTTCCGCAGCGGCCGCCATTCGCTGCGCCTGACTGAGGCTGGTATGGAGGTATTTCCGCGACTGCTTCCGGACAACTTTCAACAGGATTTTGTTCCTGAAGCGATTTCTGCTGGGGTTCCAGA of Oscillatoria nigro-viridis PCC 7112 contains these proteins:
- the ltrA gene encoding group II intron reverse transcriptase/maturase; its protein translation is MSKTLSNQMVEWRETDWRKLERRIFKLQKRIFQASSRGDLKAVRRLQKTLMRSWSGKMLAVRRVTQDNQGKKTAGVDGVKSLSPVQRIALVEKLELKGKTKPTRRVWIDKPGTDEKRPLGIPTMYDRALQALVKLMLEPEWEARFEPNSYGFRPGRSCHDAVEAIFNAIKSKAKYVLDADIAKCFDRINHGELLKKLNTFPTLRRQINAWLKSGVMDGNQLFPTSEGTPQGGVISPLLANIALHGMEERIKQVAETLPTPRGHSKRGNRQSLSLIRYADDFVILHEDLTVVHRCKEVISEWLNGIGLELKPSKTRLAHTLNKHDEQDAGFNFLGFNIRQYPVGKYNTGCNPHGEPLGFKTLIKPSKQKLKLHYDSISEVIEQHKTAPQAALITHLNPIIRGWANYYRTVTSKETYSELGHKVYKKLKSWAHRRHPNKSGEWIANKYWQTIGDDNWVFATRQERKNPLRLQNHNATDIVRHVKVKGDASPYDGNLVYWSARMGKNPEVPKDVATLLKRQKGKCTHCGLHFTEESVLEVDHVIPKSKGGKDSYDNLQLLHRHCHDEKTTKDGSLGNKSGCNRAKPSPSKTGNRGTHDKSLITEEPDEVKASRPVLKTSRAGDSLA
- a CDS encoding helix-turn-helix domain-containing protein, whose translation is MKARFKYRFYPTAEQKQSLARLFGCVRVVWNGAIRLLETKSNKKGLGD
- the tnpA gene encoding IS200/IS605 family transposase, giving the protein MTTTYRRERHSVTELKIHLVCVTKYRRSVFTGESLALIEKSFREVAQKMNFQVLEFNGECDHVHVLIEYPPKLSISQIVNALKGVSSRRYGQAGHEKPHKEALWSPSYFAVSAGGAPLEVLKEYIRNQEKPS
- a CDS encoding (Fe-S)-binding protein; this encodes MQTSEKSQVPSDDLKPAKESNFLAQNPHLQSLEISGFDPNNPPDPKLIDTCVHCGFCLSTCPSYRVLGKEMDSPRGRIYLMDAINEGDAPLNKATSQHFDTCLGCLACVTTCPSGVQYDKLISATRHQVTRNQERTFSDNAIRTLIFNLFPYPHRLRPLLVPLFIYQKLGLPKLVRKTGLLKKVFPRLAAMESILPKVTVDSFRDNLPEVIPAQGEKRYRVGVILGCVQRLLFSPVNEATVRVLTANGCEVVVPKSQGCCAALPEHQGQAEQAKALARQMIDSFENTGVDLVIINAAGCGHTLKEYGHILADDPQYREKAEKFAANVKDVQEFLASAGITAKLNPLIDGDLTIVYQDACHLLHGQKISLQPRQLLQQIPGVKLKEPVDAALCCGSAGVYNMLQPEVADELGVQKVENLLNTGAELIASSNPGCSLQIKKHLELQGKQVTLMHPIELLDYSIRGVKLLRK
- a CDS encoding FAD-binding oxidoreductase translates to MKSFSTENYVSTQELESIVGTAGICRWQDTEPFWQERVEKAVAPDTKIDCTVYPNTQEELAAVIVWAQQNRCALLPCGSGSKLDWGGLVKGVKIAANTARLNRLVEHAVGDLTVTAEAGMKFADLQQILAAAGQFLPIDPAYPQQATLGGIVATADAGSLRHRYRGVRDLLLGITFVRSDGKIAVAGGRVVKNVAGYDLMKLFTGAYGTLGVISQVTFRVYPLPESSGTVVLTGEINALSKTAQILLSSALTPSAIDLLSPELVAKLGLGKGTGLIVRFQSIAPSVKQQSARLLEVAEKLGLQGTSCGENDEDRLWQRLPETMWDSGTKSAIICKIGIRPSEAVTAINELPVQDALIHAGSGLGVLRFETATAQTLLQVRRGCEAKGGFLTVLAAPTDLKQQLDVWGYTGSAIDLMRRIKQQFDPENILSPHRFISGI
- a CDS encoding ATPase domain-containing protein — its product is MSQNRISLGITGLNEVIGGGLIPQRSYLVRGGPGTGKTTLGFHFLAAGVALGETPLFITLGEPEAQLRANATSLGFDMDAMAFLDLSPSSEFFTEIQTYDIFSPSEVEREPTTQKIIERVQAVKPQRVFLDAITQFRYLAADEFQFRKQVLSFLRFLVEGGATVVFTSEGTSSSPDDDLQFISDGVIYLELRPEGRTLSVTKLRGSNFRSGRHSLRLTEAGMEVFPRLLPDNFQQDFVPEAISAGVPEIDELLHGGLERGTVTVISGPSGVGKTTVGIQFMKEAAGRGERSVVYIFEESSSTLLRRCESVNIPVGAMMGQGSLSVIPVEPLLYSPDQFACMVRQEVEQEKTRIVMIDSISGYQLSMQGQDLVNNLHALCKYLKNMGVTVILINELETLSGDFRLTEIGISYLADNLLFIRYLERQLHNRTEIRKAIGVIKKRVSNFERTLRELEITRYGIKVSKPIGGLRGILSSAPVWIEQGADED